The proteins below are encoded in one region of Penicillium psychrofluorescens genome assembly, chromosome: 4:
- a CDS encoding uncharacterized protein (ID:PFLUO_006346-T1.cds;~source:funannotate) yields the protein MFFAGLAGFAILVGLLRPIFIYFKDEKDLRKFPAPSIAGLSNWWMAVIQYQAARTKYVHKAHEKLGPVVRIQPNHVSFADPRAIPDIYSFQSGMMKDEFYETFSGTDQFGVNEHSITNTRDRLVHARKRKFLSSAFALKSVVNVDPIVHTVILKLSSTFDGFCKHGPPQYPDAPKRGFINLYKWINLFTYDAIGEMAFGHSFGFLDMGDDLATAETGDGKQYKTHIIPTFQNSSYFDVLVATWVPLINQLKRFTWFLDGNRAGAIFMDVCNYKVRQRMRNGKPNGFRDFFENFMTDKDQGEHNLDYSEILRESNIMIAAGNDTSATAMANVMFLLIKHPRVMAKLREELDPVMPANRDDAFTYEQVKDLKYLKACLDEAMRRRPPVSMGLSREVPAGGARIAGHYVAGGVSVSVPAYSIHHDASLFPEPYEFRPERWLEAEGERKNVMQRNFIAFSVGPRACIGRNLAYFEQQILVATLVHRYNFEMVTPDYELPVIERLNANPDQFWVKVTRRSPIQT from the exons ATGTTCTTCGCTGGCCTTGCCGGCTTTGCCATTCTCGTGGGCCTTCTGCGTCCCATCTTCATCTACTTCAAAGATGAAAAAGATCTTCGAAAGTTCCCAGCACCGAGCATTGCTGGTCTCAGCAACTGGTGGATGGCAGTCATCCAATACCAGGCTGCTAGGACAAAGTACGTTCATAAGGCCCACGAGAAACTCGGCCCTGTTGTCCGTATACAACCGAATCATGTGTCTTTCGCGGACCCACGAGCGATTCCCGACATTTATTCTTTCCAATCGGGTATGATGAAGGATGAATTCTACGAAACGTTCTCAGGGACAGATCAATTTGGAGTGAACGAGCacagcatcaccaacaccCGCGACCGCTTGGTGCACGCCCGGAAGCGCAAGTTCCTCTCGTCGGCGTTCGCTCTCAAGAGCGTCGTCAATGTGGACCCGATCGTGCACACCGTTATTCTCAAACTTTCTAGCACCTTTGATGGCTTCTGCAAACACGGCCCACCACAATATCCCGATGCGCCCAAACGTGGATTTATCAACCTATACAAATGGATCAACCTTTTCACGTACGATGCCATCGGAGAAATGGCGTTTGGGCACAGCTTCGGCTTTTTGGACATGGGCGACGACCTTGCTACTGCGGAGACGGGTGATGGGAAGCAATACAAAACTCACATAATTCCGACCTTTCAGAATAGCTCCTACTTCGATGTACTGGTAGCCACCTGGGTTCCTCTTATCAACCAACTCAAGAG GTTCACTTGGTTCCTTGATGGTAACCGCGCCGGCGCTATCTTTATGGACGTGTGCAACTACAAAGTCCGCCAGCGCATGCGCAACGGCAAGCCCAATGGTTTCCGCGACTTTTTTGAGAATTTCATGACGGACAAAGACCAAGGGGAGCACAACCTCGATTATAGCGAGATCCTGCGTGAATCAAACATCATGATCGCCGCTGGCAAC GACACGTCCGCGACGGCAATGGCGAACGTAATGttcctcctcatcaaacACCCCCGGGTCATGGCCAAACTCCGCGAGGAGCTTGACCCCGTCATGCCTGCCAATAGAGATGACGCCTTCACCTACGAACAGGTGAAGGACTTGAAGTATCTCAAGGCCTGTCTCGATGAGGCCATGCGACGGCGTCCTCCTGTCTCCATGGGCCTATCGCGCGAAGTGCCCGCGGGAGGTGCAAGGATCGCGGGCCACTACGTCGCCGGAGGCGTTTCTGTGTCGGTGCCGGCGTACTCGATCCATCACGATGCAAGCTTGTTTCCGGAGCCATACGAATTCCGACCCGAGAGGTGGTTGGAGGCCGAGGGGGAGCGGAAGAATGTGATGCAGCGAAACTTCATTGCATTCTC TGTCGGGCCTCGCGCCTGTATCGGGCGAAACCTGGCCTATTTTGAACAGCAGATCTTGGTTGCCACGCTGGTACATCGGTATAACTTTGAGATGGTGACACCGGACTACGAATTACCCGTCATTGAGCGGCTGAATGCCAACCCTGACCAGTTCTGGGTCAAGGTGACACGAAGATCCCCAATCCAAACGTAG
- a CDS encoding uncharacterized protein (ID:PFLUO_006347-T1.cds;~source:funannotate), with protein sequence MVRSVVLISRKRSKVPFRTVFTNLKLQISNHFGRLVPELATRSRLLLSAILAVSAHHLSRTAGYDPLVAEMYHERCVELLIPMLDDLDNITDEVIAATVLLRNFEQMSSAITGFDSERHLSGTSAFMNSERTCITTGGLGQASFWIFIRQDLDIALSQQRPLKLNMKTYAIEMDLDTPNDEWGWANKIVWITAEVVAFTFGWEKSRRTYEDLKLKTEAWWQRKPASFRPLYVGRGQAFPAIYYSQPWHALGMQYYHITMILLAVGDPGRLKIGFGHNESKRLLQEHIAYHAGLLFGICVTEDDIEAKIAACNAISVCAAWLTDRAQQETLIAMLGRVEREVAWPTRSIAAGAMQEWSFSDEDTRLFDCQFSPSRGGTQEH encoded by the exons ATGGTCCGCTCTGTGGTGTTGATATCGCGCAAGCGGTCCAAGGTCCCGTTTCGGACGGTATTCACCAACCTCAAGCTTCAAATCTCC AATCATTTTGGCCGACTGGTCCCCGAGCTCGCCACGAGATCTCGACTGCTTTTGAGTGCTATTCTAGCGGTGTCAGCGCACCATTTGTCGCGAACAGCGGGGTACGATCCCCTGGTGGCAGAAATGTATCACGAGCGCTGTGTCGAGCTCCTTATTCCTATGCTGGACGATCTCGACAACATAACCGACGAAGTTATAGCTGCCACTGTGCTTCTCCGCAACTTTGAACAAATGTCCTCCGCGATAACGGGCTTTGATTCCGAACGTCATCTCAGCGGTACTAGTGCTTTCATGAACTCCGAAAGGACGTGTATAACCACCGGCGGTCTTGGACAAGCGTCCTTTTGGATTTTCATACGACAGGACCTTGATATTGCTCTAAGTCAGCAACGACCATTAAAACTTAACATGAAGACGTACGCGATCGAAATGGATCTCGACACTCCCAATGACGAATGGGGCTGGGCGAACAAGATTGTCTGGATCACGGCCGAAGTGGTTGCGTTTACTTTCGGTTGGGAAAAATCTCGGAGAACATATGAAGACCTGAAGCTGAAGACCGAGGCATGGTGGCAGCGCAAACCGGCCTCCTTTCGCCCCTTGTATGTGGGCAGAGGACAGGCATTCCCAGCGATATATTATTCACAACCGTGGCATGCGCTGGGGATGCAGTATTATCACATTACGATGATCCTCCTCGCGGTTGGCGATCCCGGCCGTCTCAAAATTGGCTTTGGACACAACGAATCAAAGCGATTGCTCCAAGAACATATAGCTTATCACGCTGGACTCCTATTCGGTATCTGTGTGACCGAAGACGATATCGAGGCTAAAATCGCCGCTTGCAATGCCATCTCGGTCTGCGCGGCTTGGCTAACCGATCGAGCTCAGCAAGAGACGCTCATTGCTATGCTGGGACGCGTCGAACGTGAGGTCGCGTGGCCCACCAGGAGTATTGCGGCGGGCGCGATGCAGGAATGGTCCTTTTCGGATGAAGATACGCGGCTTTTTGACTGTCAATTCTCACCATCTCGAGGGGGAACCCAGGAGCATTGA
- a CDS encoding uncharacterized protein (ID:PFLUO_006341-T1.cds;~source:funannotate) codes for MNASDNPTGPKDQKLFEMSAHATDDAGTMQTQTLGPTDARNPPEAQDDTGLADLDGIKRNWTLRGLIIIWISAGLMSFVTNLNNTSSSTFAPYATSSFSSAPLVGTIAVVQAVIASVSLQPLARFADVYGRLELFLFCILMATLGLIMLSSSATIGVYAGAQVFWVIGIEGITLMLQILAGDSSDLYNRALMNAIPYAPSIITTWITGPFASSVLKISWRWGFGIFAILIPIIGSPLLASLYYNKRKATKQRKAEGTYKRRNHLKNIVRLDPLGLILFAGGLSLILVPITLASSSSSTWKTTHIIVMLVIGAVSLVAFVVWEIMWAPWPTLSMRLFKSRTVIFGLAASLIDYTALYLLQDYLTSYELVAAGLSVKAATNIAVLVPFAGVPGQFAAAFLVKYTRRYKWITVSGYALNMLGLGLAYKYINGHYHLGALVVSQLILGFGEGVINTMQFGMQASVSQADMASVTALYTASLGVGSAIGGAVAGGVWTAILPRRLREYLPQDALSKLPEIEGDISIDMKYPWGSPIRDAIGKSYTSTFRLMLLIALILEAFAIASALLIEDLNIKEVDDTREYKGIVIGKTGAVDALKGKVHAGEDGERRASVAPMEETTEV; via the exons ATGAATGCCTCCGACAACCCAACAGGTCCAAAGGACCAGAAGTTATTCGAGATGAGCGCGCACGCCACCGACGACGCGGGCACGATGCAGACCCAGACTCTTGGACCGACCGACGCCAGGAACCCCCCTGAGGCACAGGATGACACTGGGCTGGCGGACTTGGACGGCATCAAACGCAACTGGACTCTTCGAGGGTTGATCATTATCTGGATCTCTGCGGGTCTAATGAGTTTTGTCACCAACTTGAACAATACGTCGTCGTCCACCTTCGCGCCGTATGCGaccagcagcttcagctcAGCTCCGCTTGTGGGTACCATTGCTGTGGTGCAAGCAGTGATCGCATCAG TCTCTTTGCAGCCGCTCGCGAGGTTTGCCGACGTCTATGG ACGTCTGGAGTTGTTTTTATTTTGCATTTTGATGGCAACGCTCGGATTGATCATGCTATCATCCTCGGCGACGATTGGTGTCTACGCTGGTGCCCAGGTGTTTTGGGTTATCGGTATCGAGG GAATCACGCTGATGCTTCAAATCCTTGCGGGCG ACTCGAGCGATCTTTACAACCGTGCTCTGATGAATGCGATCCCATACGCTCCATCAATCATCACCACATGG ATCACAGGTCCATTTGCATCATCGGTTCTGAAAATCTCATGGCGGTGGGGATTTGGAATCTTTGCGATTCTG ATTCCCATCATTGGGTCCCCACTATTGGCATCTCTTTACTACAACAAACGAAAGGCAACTAAGCAAAGAAAGGCTGAGGGGACCTACAAGCGTCGGAATCACCTGAAGAATATCGTACGACTAGACCCGTTGGGCCTGATTCTGTTTGCCGGCGGACTCTCCCTGATACTCGTGCCTATTACGCTAgcgtcgtcttcatcgagTACCTGGAAAACCACCCATATCATTGTTATGCTGGTTATTGGCGCCGTTAGTCTCGTTGCCTTTGTCGTGTGGGAAATTATGTGGGCTCCCTGGCCTACCCTATCCATGAGATTGTTCAAAAGTCGGACCGTCATATTTGGCCTAGCAG CGTCGTTAATCGACTATACCGCCCTCTATCTTCTCCAAGACTACCTCACATCTTATGAACTAGTCGCCGCCGGATTATCTGTCAAGGCGGCTACAAATATTGCCGTCCTCGTTCCCTTTGCCGGAGTGCCCGGTCAGTTTGCAGCGGCCTTCCTGGTTAAATATACAAGGCGATATAAATGGATTACGGTTTCTGGATACGCACTCAACATGCTCGGACTCGGATTGGCATATAAGTACATCAACGGACACTACCATCTGGGTGCGCTGGTTGTCTCCCAATTGATCCTGGGATTCGGCGAAGGGGTAATCAACACTATGCAATTTGGAATGCAGGCTTCAGTGAGCCAGGCTG ACATGGCCTCGGTTACTGCTTTGTACACTGCGTCACTCGGAGTGGGAAGTGCCATTGGCGGGGCAGTAGCCGGTGGGGTGTGGACTG CTATCCTTCCTCGAAGGCTTCGCGAATATCTTCCCCAAGATGCTCTCAGCAAACTCCCTGAGATCGAAGGAGACATTTCGATTGATATGAAATATCCGTGGGGCTCCCCCATCCGCGATGCTATTGGAAAGTCATACACGAGCACATTTCGCCTCATGTTGCTGATCGCACTCATCCTCGAGGCCTTTGCAATTGCATCTGCTCTCCTTATTGAAGATCTCAATATCAAGGAGGTCGACGATACCAGAGAGTACAAGGGGATTGTAATCGGAAAGACCGGTGCGGTGGATGCTTTGAAAGGCAAAGTTCACGCTGGAGAGGACGGAGAACGTCGTGCCTCAGTGGCTCCTATGGAAGAAACCACCGAGGTTTAA
- a CDS encoding uncharacterized protein (ID:PFLUO_006343-T1.cds;~source:funannotate) produces the protein MSEIGSNSRNGDAARLVIRFEDLKRQDGSVVGGKNASIGEMISTLAEEGITVPTGFATTSQAYWQYLKENKMQDRMASLIAEWQSGKASLADTGHDVRDLFLRGTWPTNIANEIKNFYREMETKTGIKNLSVAVRSSATAEDLPEASFAGQQESFLNISGVDALLDACKRCYSSLFTDRAIGYRQDKGFDHLRIALSIGIQRMVRSDLSGSGIMFSIDTESGFDKTVLINAAWGLGENIVQGAVNPDEYRVFKPLLNDTNFVPIIEKKRGDKLMKMVYDNEGDEPTRNVPTSRAEQTAFTLDDQDILQLSRWACAVEKHYGTPMDIEWAKDGLTNELFIVQARAETVQSRRDTGAFKTYDVSKKGRLLVSGLSIGDAAVAGRLCLIENKQNLDKFVPGSILVAKATDPDWGPLMKQAAAIITDQGGRTSHAAIVSRELGLPAVVGTENATYFLHSGQDVTVSCAEGDRGFVYEGASDITTRTLDMGSLPPVDTNIMINLANPQAAYRWWRLPVDGIGLVRMEFVVSNDIRIHPMALVHFDRLQDNKAKEEIAELTAGYNHKPNYFIEKLSRGFAALCATVFPKPAVIRLSDFKTNEYSDLIGGSEFEPSEENPMLGFRGASRYYSPRYKEGFALECRAIKRLREQMGFNNAIVMVPFCRTVTEAEEVLKVMAENGLQRGEKGLQVYVMCEIPSNVILAAEFAQHFDGFSIGSNDLTQLILGVDRDSTELAGLFNEQDEVVKRMIAQVIHVAREKGCKIGICGQAPSDHPEFAAFLVNSGIDSISVSPDSFVAVRNVIASGKRLK, from the coding sequence ATGTCGGAAATCGGAAGCAATAGCCGCAACGGCGATGCTGCGCGTTTGGTAATTCGCTTCGAGGATTTGAAACGGCAGGATGGCAGTGTGGTTGGCGGCAAAAATGCCTCCATTGGTGAGATGATTAGTACTCTAGCGGAGGAAGGAATTACCGTACCCACAGGGTTTGCTACAACTTCACAGGCTTACTGGCAGTATTTGAAGGAAAATAAAATGCAAGACAGGATGGCCTCGTTGATCGCTGAATGGCAATCGGGAAAAGCCTCCCTGGCTGACACCGGTCATGATGTACGGGACCTGTTTCTCCGAGGCACCTGGCCCACCAATATTGCGAATGAAATCAAGAACTTCTATCGCGAGATGGAGACTAAAACAGGGATCAAGAACCTGAGCGTCGCCGTTCGGTCAAGCGCGACAGCAGAGGACTTGCCCGAGGCGAGTTTCGCCGGCCAACAGGAGTCCTTTCTGAATATCTCAGGGGtggatgcgctgctggaCGCTTGTAAGCGGTGCTATTCCTCGCTTTTTACAGATCGTGCCATTGGCTATCGTCAGGATAAAGGATTCGATCACTTGCGTATCGCGCTCTCCATTGGAATCCAGCGGATGGTTCGTTCTGACCTTAGTGGATCTGGTATCATGTTCTCCATCGATACTGAGAGTGGCTTCGACAAGACTGTTCTCATCAACGCAGCCTGGGGACTGGGGGAGAATATAGTACAAGGCGCTGTCAACCCTGACGAGTATCGAGTCTTCAAACCGCTATTGAATGACACAAATTTCGTTCCGATCATAGAAAAAAAGCGCGGCGACAAGTTAATGAAAATGGTTTACGACAATGAAGGAGATGAGCCAACACGCAACGTACCAACCTCGAGAGCTGAGCAAACTGCGTTCACACTCGACGAccaggatatcctccagTTGAGTAGATGGGCTTGTGCAGTTGAGAAGCACTACGGAACTCCAATGGACATAGAGTGGGCCAAAGATGGCCTCACAAATGAACTGTTCATCGTTCAGGCTCGGGCAGAAACCGTTCAATCACGCCGTGATACTGGGGCGTTCAAGACATACGACGTCAGCAAAAAGGGCAGGCTTCTGGTGTCCGGTTTGTCTATTGGAGACGCGGCAGTCGCGGGTCGACTTTGCTTGATTGAAAACAAACAGAATCTTGACAAGTTTGTCCCTGGTTCTATCTTGGTAGCGAAGGCAACAGATCCGGATTGGGGCCCCCTCATGAAGCAGGCCGCGGCCATAATCACGGACCAAGGCGGGCGCACCTCACATGCTGCCATTGTCAGTCGTGAACTGGGTCTTCCGGCTGTCGTGGGAACGGAAAATGCAACCTATTTTCTACACTCTGGCCAGGACGTGACAGTCTCTTGTGCTGAAGGTGACCGTGGTTTCGTCTACGAGGGCGCCTCCGACATCACTACTCGGACGCTGGATATGGGCAGTCTACCTCCAGTAGACACAAACATCATGATCAACCTCGCGAACCCACAAGCGGCGTATCGCTGGTGGCGACTTCCAGTCGACGGGATTGGTCTTGTCCGCATGGAATTCGTTGTCAGCAACGACATTCGAATCCATCCTATGGCACTTGTCCATTTCGATCGACTCCAGGACAATAAAGCCAAGGAAGAAATTGCGGAATTAACGGCAGGATACAACCACAAGCCTAATTACTTCATTGAAAAGCTATCGCGTGGTTTTGCGGCCCTCTGTGCAACCGTCTTTCCTAAGCCAGCAGTCATCCGATTGAGCGATTTCAAAACAAACGAGTACTCGGACCTCATTGGTGGCTCTGAATTTGAGCCAAGCGAGGAGAATCCAATGCTCGGCTTCCGTGGCGCTTCACGTTACTATTCACCACGCTATAAAGAAGGCTTCGCTCTGGAGTGCCGCGCGATCAAACGGCTGCGCGAACAAATGGGATTCAACAACGCTATTGTGATGGTCCCTTTCTGCCGTACAGTCActgaagcagaagaagtTCTTAAAGTCATGGCTGAGAACGGGCTCCAGCGGGGCGAGAAGGGCCTCCAAGTCTATGTCATGTGTGAAATACCATCGAACGTGATCTTAGCCGCTGAATTTGCTCAGCACTTCGATGGCTTCTCGATCGGCTCCAATGACCTGACTCAGTTAATCCTCGGGGTTGACCGTGATTCAACCGAGTTGGCAGGCCTGTTCAATGAGCAGGACGAGGTTGTCAAACGCATGATTGCGCAGGTTATCCATGTGGCTCGTGAAAAAGGTTGCAAGATCGGCATCTGCGGACAGGCGCCGAGCGATCATCCGGAATTtgccgccttcttggtcAATTCCGGCATTGATTCGATCTCTGTCAGCCCTGATAGCTTTGTCGCAGTGAGGAATGTCATCGCATCGGGGAAGCGTCTAAAATAG
- a CDS encoding uncharacterized protein (ID:PFLUO_006345-T1.cds;~source:funannotate): MINLRETSFSIQPLTILGVTGPFSVLAENIYSLCIESFKIDFLSFMAWALIHSAWLHYLLAIINAHDWTMRYVTTFATEVFSLLNSIIYFHKAIQELQRAHASLSFAAFLYAVIGAVGTMLLAIFLSTAESWRPLFHRYLIPTNFTEPGYLSR, encoded by the exons ATGATTAACCTCCGTGAGACCAGCTTCTCGATCCAGCCTCTCACCATCTTGGGGGTAACGGGACCGTTCAGTGTCTTGGCAGAGAACATATATTCACTCTGCATCGAATCTTTCAAG ATCGATTTCCTGTCATTCATGGCATGGGCGTTGATCCATTCTGCATGGCTACACTATCTCCTAGCCATCATTAATGCCCACGACTGGACCATGCGCTACGTGACGACATTCGCAACTGAAGTCTTTTCGTTGCTGAATTCTATCATTTATTTCCACAAGGCTATCCAGGAGCTTCAGAGAGCCCACGCAAGTCTTTCCTTCGCGGCTTTCCTCTATGCCGTGATCGGCGCCGTTGGGACCATGCTTCTTGCCATCTTCCTTTCGACGGCGGAGAGCTGGCGCCCTCTCTTCCATCGCTAT CTCATTCCGACCAACTTCACCGAACCGGGATACCTTTCTCGTTGA
- a CDS encoding uncharacterized protein (ID:PFLUO_006344-T1.cds;~source:funannotate), producing the protein MDMDTGMSGGPGLTNAGLNMSNNTVASDFLAAVLDDSVLQQSDYAIARAFWYGIVIVIVLAGIVNWSRWGLLKLRLRAAAAKHPRPAASSNPVTSLLAGCTAAIREVVYHQLTPTNSWLRVSTFGSILLILVYFGYVMGLLFFNVEYPGAQHWEAQGLRAGWLTIAQFPLILLLAGKRNLIGYAVGISYERLHLLHRWVARVMLLTATIHGGVQAYGWQKNKVLKLEIDTDSCIPTGKMRQGKIKKFNARRLTIIKDSLPGLSSFG; encoded by the exons ATGGACATGGATACAGGCATGTCTGGAGGCCCGGGCCTCACGAACGCGGGCCTGAACATGTCGAATAATACGGTGGCCTCGGAtttcctggctgctgttCTAGATGACTCGGTTTTGCAACAGTCCGATTATGCGATAGCTCGAGCCTTTTGGTACGGGATTGTCATCGTGATCGTGCTGGCGGGAATCGTCAACTGGAGTCGATGGGGATTACTGAAGTTAAG ATTACGTGCCGCTGCAGCAAAACATCCACGacctgctgcttcttctaACCCAGTTACATcgctgctggctggctgcaCTGCGGCCATTCGGGAGGTCGTCTACCATCAACTCACCCCCACAAACTCTTGGTTGCGGGTCTCGACATTCGGATCAATCCTGCTTATCCTGGTGTATTTTGGATACGTCATGGGACTACTGTTCTTCAACGTTGAATATCCTGGTGCTCAACACTGGGAAGCGCAGGGTCTCCGCGCAGGATGGCTCACGATCGCTCAATTCCCTCTCATACTTCTCCTTGCTGGGAAGCGGAATTTAATTGGATATGCCGTGGGTATATCCTATGAGCGACTGCACCTCTTGCACCGATGGGTAGCGCGGGTTATGCTATTGACCGCTACCATACACGGCGGTGTCCAAGCGTACGGCTGGCAGAAGAACAAAGTTTTGAAGCTTGAGATTGATACCGATAGCTGTATTCCGACAGGTAAGATGCGACAaggaaaaataaaaaaattCAATGCTCGCAGGCTAACAATCATCAAGGATTCGCTACCTGGATTATCCTCCTTTGGTTAG
- a CDS encoding uncharacterized protein (ID:PFLUO_006342-T1.cds;~source:funannotate) — translation MARQTRQKKTNITRSRTGCHTCRRRRVKCDEGKPSCKACLRLGLSCDGYGNVVKYRFAEPAVLEQGATHSFDTIEWAPVALPGVDADMSDSASIPGEESTSDPRSPESSRKEGVFSQMGPSSRGSSPNTLISNNVENDTEDLDPDSADRALLDYGTQTDTLEEFYFTQWTTSVTPILPPVFADLTVTIPEFLPFRYAVLAVSASHMAHVESSILSKDNSTYIPERTHRYRSLQYYGRGIRELAKYVDGFPKDTLCYLVATSLLFHYIEMDSGSIAGAAEHIESINRLHCSARSQIELGTTEIDKKLLCTWQSLRSLSINKQLTVGSGRVRPLAAIQLQDLASPVGDGATSYDSIAQLLCETFSTTRNIILDWCVCRGTSLATPDEKKAAFGALVERIAIPGEPNRTPRQLANIDESYCRTIEHQRVRLDDWHSQLDISDFPIETFTSTAIEPVRDTEEELHVEPLRFHTYEAAMNYAYYAAAQFSSSRQTFDRMTQLDGFELRPKFTRDRFPWESLILRITCGLDLDDCLYKHTFKIGILSLLMLCASLCPHIAVANWANAWIEKLEDHGMAVEDGMPLALIKRIMRLITGMKQQGHDIYRISIVDSDIKEKWEFYQSDTTFQVAICAKDRLKRELYNNVVCLPV, via the exons ATGGCGCGGCAAACAAGGCAAAAAAAGACCAATATCACCCGGAGCAGAACGGGATGCCATACctgtcggcgacggcgagtCAAG TGCGATGAAGGCAAGCCATCTTGCAAAGCGTGCCTCCGGCTAGGGCTGAGCTGCGATGGCTATGGCAACGTGGTGAAATATCGATTCGCCGAGCCGGCCGTCCTGGAGCAAGGAGCGACACACTCTTTTGATACTATTGAGTGGGCGCCTGTCGCTCTCCCGGGGGTCGACGCAGATATGTCCGATAGCGCGTCTATACCGGGAGAGGAGAGCACTTCGGATCCTCGGTCTCCAGAGTCATCGAGGAAAGAGGGAGTTTTCAGTCAGATGGGACCATCTAGTCGAGGGTCGTCACCGAATACTCTGATCAGTAATAATGTCGAAAACGACACCGAAGACCTCGATCCCGATTCCGCGGATCGAGCCCTGCTTGACTATGGAACACAGACTGATACACTGGAAGAATTCTACTTTACCCAGTGGACGACTTCTGTTACTCCAATTCTACCCCCGGTCTTTGCTGACCTAACTGTGACCATTCCCGAATTTTTGCCTTTTAGATATGCGGTCCTTGCAGTATCGGCGTCGCACATGGCCCATGTTGAATCTTCGATACTTTCCAAAGATAACTCTACCTACATTCCCGAACGGACCCATCGATACCGCAGCCTACAGTACTACGGGAGAGGAATCCGCGAGCTCGCAAAATACGTCGATGGTTTCCCGAAGGACACACTTTGTTACCTAGTTGCTACCTCGCTGCTTTTCCATTACATAGAGATGGATTCGGGCTCAATCGCTGGCGCGGCCGAACACATCGAGTCGATCAACAGGCTTCATTGCTCTGCCCGGTCGCAAATAGAGCTGGGAACAACTGAGATTGACAAGAAACTGCTTTGCACCTGGCAAAGCTTGCGGTCCTTGTCCATCAACAAGCAGCTCACAGTTGGATCCGGTCGCGTACGGCCGCTGGCAGCGATCCAGCTCCAAGACCTGGCCTCTCCAGTAGGGGATGGCGCGACTTCGTATGATTCTATCGCGCAATTGCTATGTGAGACGTTTTCCACGACCCGAAACATCATCTTGGACTGGTGTGTGTGTCGCGGTACCAGCCTAGCCACGCCAGATGAGAAGAAAGCAGCTTTTGGGGCCCTGGTCGAGCGGATTGCTATTCCTGGCGAGCCAAATCGCACGCCACGTCAATTAGCCAACATCGACGAGTCGTACTGTAGGACAATTGAGCATCAGCGTGTACGCCTGGACGACTGGCACTCGCAGCTTGATATATCAGATTTCCCCATTGAGACCTTCACTTCCACCGCCATTGAGCCGGTTCGAGATACAGAGGAGGAGTTGCACGTTGAACCGCTACGGTTCCACACATACGAAGCAGCGATGAACTACGCATACTATGCCGCAGCGCAGTTCTCCAGTTCTCGCCAGACTTTTGACCGAATGACTCAACTTGACGGATTTGAGCTCCGTCCTAAGTTCACACGCGATAGATTCCCATGGGAAAGCCTGATTCTCCGGATTACCTGCGGTCTCGATCTGGACGACTGTCTGTACAAACATACCTTCAAGATCGGAATCCTGTCTTTGTTAATGTTGTGTGCGTCTCTGTGTCCGCATATTGCAGTGGCGAATTGGGCCAACGCCTGGATCGAAAAGCTGGAAGATCACGGCATGGCGGTCGAGGATGGGATGCCCCTGGCCTTGATCAAACGAATCATGCGCCTAATCACGGGGATGAAGCAACAAGGTCATGATATCTACCGGATCTCCATCGTGGATAGCGACATCAAGGAAAAGTGGGAGTTTTACCAGAGCGATACCACTTTCCAAGTGGCCATCTGTGCCAAGGATCGTTTGAAGAGGGAGCTGTATAACAATGTGGTTTGCTTGCCTGTTTAG